The Bacillus sp. 2205SS5-2 genomic sequence GAACAGATAGCTCCTCGATGTTTTCAATTATCTCTCTTAAGGAGGAGATAAAATAAAGAACATCTTTATCTTGCATCGTAGGGTGCAGTGAGACGCGAATCCAGCCGGGTTTTGCCACCAAGCCACCAAGATCGATTTGTGACGAAATGGAATGGGAAGTCTCTTCATCAATATTGAGCAAATAATGACCATATGTTCCGGCGCATGAACAACCACCACGAACTTGAATACCATATAAATCATTTAACAATCGAACAATTAAGTTAAAATGAATACCCTCAACAAAAAAGGAGACAATCGGTAGCCTTTTGGTATGTTGATCTGCCATAATTTTCACTTTATCTATTTGAGATAATCGGGTAAATAATAAATCTAGTAACTCTTCTTCTCTTCTTTCCATTTGTTCTACGCCCATTGCTTCCTTTAATTCTATGCAAAGAGCGGTGCGAATGGTTTGGAGGAAACCAGGCGTTCCACCATCTTCTCTTTCTTCGATGTTACGAATATACCCTCGGCCTCCCCAAGGATTTGTCCACGTTACCGTACCACCTCCAGGTTGATCTGGGATTTGATTTTGATACAAATTCGAGTCGAAAATCAATACACCACTAGTACCTGGTCCACCGAGAAACTTATGTGGAGAGAAGACAATAGCATCCAATTTTTCAAGCGGATCATCAGGATGCATATTGATCGAAACATAAGGTGCTGATGCAGCAAAATCGATTATCGCAATGCCGTTATGAATGTGCATCATTCTTGCTAGCGTGTGATACGGAGTTTGAATGCCTGACACATTGGAGCATGCAGAAAAGGCCCCAATTTTTCGTTTTCTTGCTTTATACCGTTGAAGAAGCTGATCAAACGCCTGCAAATCAATTAAACCTTCCTCATTGGGAGGAATCACGACAACATCTCCAATCGTTTCAATCCATGATGTATGATTGGAATGATGCTCCATATGCGTAATGAACACTACCGGCTTGTCTTCTAGGGCTAATTCTTTTTTGTCAAAGTGCTCAGGATATTTTAAACAAAGTAGTCGCTGCAGTTTGTTAATGACACCGGTCATACCGGTTCCTTGGGTGATAATCACATCTTGTTCATTAGCATTTACGTGTTTTTTAATAATATGGTGTGCATGTTTATACGATCGAGTCATGAATTGTCCCGTCCAATTGGATTCGGTATGAGTATTAGCTACAAATGGTCCAAAATCAGATCGCATCTTTTCTTCAAGTGGAGCATACAATCTCCCGCTTGCTACCCAATCAAAATAATGAATTTGTTTTTCTCCGAATGGCGTGTTGAAAGGGTGGAGATGACCAATTATTCCTTTTCTAAATGGTTCAAAATATTGTTCTAGATTCATTATACATCCCCCTGATTCCGCTCCAACTAGTCAACGTATGAATTAATAATATCGCGTTGATGGAAGTGTCGCTATAACTTTTTCTTTCTTTATTTTAACAGAATTCTTTCCAAAACATGAATGTTGATTTAAAGAAATAACACAGAGGAGAAGATTTGATTCCAAGAGTCAACTAATATCAGTAAATTTGTAGTGATATAAATTGCATAATTCATCATAAAAAGGTAATTACTTGTAGGATTAATTCAAAAACATGTATAGTTAAAATAACTTATATGAAAACTAACCCCAACAGTTGTCTGCAATTCTAACGAGTACCGAGGAAAAGGAGGAAAATAAAATGAGTTTGGTCAAAGAAAGTGTGTTCAAGCAACCGGGATACAATCTACATGTGGTGAAAACAGATAAATATAAAACCAATACATTAGTGTGGAAAATGAAAGCACCCTTAATGAGGGAAGATGTGACGGTAAGAGGTCTGTTGCCATATATTTTACAAAGTAGCACAGCAAATTACCCCACAACAACAAAGCTGAGATCCTATTTAGATGAATTGTATGGGGCAAGCTTTTTTGTGGATTTAAGCAAAAAAGGGGAACGCCATGTGATGAGCTTTTCGGTTGAGGTCGCCAATGAAAAATTTCTAAAAGACCCCACCCCTCTTCTAAAAAAAGCTTTGGCCTTTCTAGCAGAAGTGGTGTTACAACCCAATCTTAAAGATGGTGCTTTTCATACGGATGTCGTAGAACAAGAGAAAAAAAATCAAAAACAACGAATACAATCAATCTATGATGATAAAATGCGTTTTTCGAGTGCAAGACTGGTGCAAGAAATGTGTAAAGGTGAGCCCTACGCACTTCAGCCAGCTGGAATAAAAGAAGAAGTGGACAAGATGACAACACAAGACATTTATGATTATTACCTGAAAGCAATTAACAAAGATGAACTGGATTTATACGTGATTGGGGATGTGGAGGACGAAGAAGTTAAGAGTATTTGTTCGGACCTTTTTTCATTATCTGAGAGACCTTCCCAAACAGGAAACACCTCAAACCGAAAAAAACAAGAAGAGGTTCATGTTGTGACTGAAAAGCAACAAGTCAATCAAGGGAAGCTGAATATTGGCTACCGAACCAATGTTACATACGGGGAGCGAGATTATTATGCTCTTCAAGTATTTAATGGAATCTTCGGAGGATTCTCACACAGTAAGTTATTTATTAATGTTCGTGAAAAAGCAAGTTTGGCCTATTATGCGGCGAGTCGATTAGAGAGTCACAAAGGGCTGATGATGGTCATGTCTGGAATTGATATGAAAAATTATGATCAAGCCGTCACGATTATTAAGGAACAAATGCAAGAAATGATTAATGGGAACTTTACAGATGGAGAATTGAATCAGACGAAAGCGGTCATTCGAAATCAATTATTAGAAACAATTGATACTTCTCGTGGAATAGTTGAAGTGTTGTATCATAATGTTGTCGCAAAAGCGGATGTAAAGTTAACAGATTGGCTTGAGTCTATTGAATCAATTACAAAAGAAGAAGTAACGGAAGTAGCCAGTAAAATTCAAATGGACACGATTTACTTTTTAACAGGTCTGGAGGGAGACGAATGAAGAACATCCAATTTAATCAGTTACAAGAAGAACTTTTTTATGAGAAGATGGAGAACGGTCTTGATGTCTATATCCTTCCAAAGAAAGGATTTAACAAGACTTATGCAACGTTTACAACTAAATATGGCTCTATCGATAACCATTTTGTACCGATGAAAAATGAAGAATTTAAAAAGGTACCAGATGGTATTGCTCACTTCTTAGAGCATAAGTTATTCGAAAAAGAGGATGGGGATGTTTTTCAGCAATTCAGTAAGCAAGGAGCATCTGCGAATGCTTTTACATCTTTCACACGCACAGCTTATTTATTCTCCAGCACTTCGAATGTAGAAGGAAATCTTGAAACTCTCATGGACTTTGTTCAGGAACCATTTTTTTCTGAAAAATCAGTAGAAAAAGAAAAAGGTATCATTGGTCAAGAAATCCGGATGTACGACGACAACCCTGATTGGCGTTTATATTTTGGGTTGATTCAAAATATGTTTCAAGAACACCCAGTGAAGATAGATATCGCGGGAACGGTCGAATCCATCAGTGACATCACCGAAGACTTGCTATATGAATGTTATGAAACTTTTTATCATCCTAGTAATATGCTTCTCTTTGTGATTGGACCCGTTCAACCTCAAGAAATAATGGAGCAAATTCGAAATAACCAAAACAAAAAAGTATTTCAAAACCAACCGGAAATTCAACGGAAATTCGATCAAGAACCAAGTTCAGTGGATCAGTCCAAAAAGGTGTTAAAAATGAATGTTCAGTCCTCCAAATGCTTGGTCGGAATTAAAGCGATTGATATTGAACAAACGGGGAAAGAAATGCTCAAGAACGAATTAACAGTCAATGTATTACTTGATATGTTGTTTGGGAAAAGTTCAGGCCCTTATTTTGAATTATATAATGAAGGGTTGATTGATGACAGCTTCTCTTATGACTATACTCAAGAAAATGGATTCGGTTTTTCGATGGTTG encodes the following:
- the yfmH gene encoding EF-P 5-aminopentanol modification-associated protein YfmH; amino-acid sequence: MKNIQFNQLQEELFYEKMENGLDVYILPKKGFNKTYATFTTKYGSIDNHFVPMKNEEFKKVPDGIAHFLEHKLFEKEDGDVFQQFSKQGASANAFTSFTRTAYLFSSTSNVEGNLETLMDFVQEPFFSEKSVEKEKGIIGQEIRMYDDNPDWRLYFGLIQNMFQEHPVKIDIAGTVESISDITEDLLYECYETFYHPSNMLLFVIGPVQPQEIMEQIRNNQNKKVFQNQPEIQRKFDQEPSSVDQSKKVLKMNVQSSKCLVGIKAIDIEQTGKEMLKNELTVNVLLDMLFGKSSGPYFELYNEGLIDDSFSYDYTQENGFGFSMVGGDTDNPDELADRIKSILLQAKEEKQLTEESLERTKKKKIGGFLRAVNSPEYIANQFTRYAFNEMDLFEVVPTLEEITFQDIITIAKRFIDEERMTVCQVVPNS
- the yfmF gene encoding EF-P 5-aminopentanol modification-associated protein YfmF gives rise to the protein MSLVKESVFKQPGYNLHVVKTDKYKTNTLVWKMKAPLMREDVTVRGLLPYILQSSTANYPTTTKLRSYLDELYGASFFVDLSKKGERHVMSFSVEVANEKFLKDPTPLLKKALAFLAEVVLQPNLKDGAFHTDVVEQEKKNQKQRIQSIYDDKMRFSSARLVQEMCKGEPYALQPAGIKEEVDKMTTQDIYDYYLKAINKDELDLYVIGDVEDEEVKSICSDLFSLSERPSQTGNTSNRKKQEEVHVVTEKQQVNQGKLNIGYRTNVTYGERDYYALQVFNGIFGGFSHSKLFINVREKASLAYYAASRLESHKGLMMVMSGIDMKNYDQAVTIIKEQMQEMINGNFTDGELNQTKAVIRNQLLETIDTSRGIVEVLYHNVVAKADVKLTDWLESIESITKEEVTEVASKIQMDTIYFLTGLEGDE
- a CDS encoding aminotransferase class V-fold PLP-dependent enzyme, encoding MNLEQYFEPFRKGIIGHLHPFNTPFGEKQIHYFDWVASGRLYAPLEEKMRSDFGPFVANTHTESNWTGQFMTRSYKHAHHIIKKHVNANEQDVIITQGTGMTGVINKLQRLLCLKYPEHFDKKELALEDKPVVFITHMEHHSNHTSWIETIGDVVVIPPNEEGLIDLQAFDQLLQRYKARKRKIGAFSACSNVSGIQTPYHTLARMMHIHNGIAIIDFAASAPYVSINMHPDDPLEKLDAIVFSPHKFLGGPGTSGVLIFDSNLYQNQIPDQPGGGTVTWTNPWGGRGYIRNIEEREDGGTPGFLQTIRTALCIELKEAMGVEQMERREEELLDLLFTRLSQIDKVKIMADQHTKRLPIVSFFVEGIHFNLIVRLLNDLYGIQVRGGCSCAGTYGHYLLNIDEETSHSISSQIDLGGLVAKPGWIRVSLHPTMQDKDVLYFISSLREIIENIEELSVQYEHVPQLNDYHHIDQKNLDLSPYFSFSQEKGK